Proteins encoded within one genomic window of Acidobacteriota bacterium:
- a CDS encoding M23 family metallopeptidase produces the protein MGPRDRSFTVIVAPNSPGRVRQFRISMRRIYGVIFVAIILSLLTCYGVFTYFHLVAKMMDFEGILARHNALKEQNLQYRDKTRQLDDKLSQIEMITRTISRLTGIAPDTVRSTTGGIGGFSANTQTAKDLTAENLSHLNGLIQKSGGIQQEVVRLKDIALEQNLYLSSLPTAWPVLGYISSEFGYRPDPVNGQREMHEGLDISAPLGTKVIAPADGAVLFAGAQRGYGYVVIIAHKYGIATRYAHLSAMSVRVGQRIHKNDIIGYVGSTGKATGPHLHFEVHMENRPVNPLRFLGQPAAS, from the coding sequence ATGGGACCCAGGGACAGATCATTCACCGTGATCGTTGCCCCGAACAGCCCCGGTCGCGTCAGACAGTTCCGCATCTCCATGCGGCGGATCTACGGCGTCATCTTCGTCGCCATCATCCTGTCCCTGCTCACCTGCTACGGCGTCTTCACCTATTTCCACCTCGTGGCCAAGATGATGGATTTCGAAGGCATCCTCGCCCGCCACAACGCCCTCAAGGAACAGAACCTCCAGTACCGCGACAAGACCCGCCAGCTCGACGACAAGCTGTCCCAGATCGAGATGATCACCCGCACCATCAGTCGCCTCACCGGCATCGCCCCGGACACGGTCCGGTCCACCACCGGCGGCATCGGCGGCTTCTCGGCCAACACCCAGACCGCCAAGGACCTGACGGCCGAGAACCTGTCCCACCTCAACGGCCTGATCCAGAAGAGCGGCGGCATCCAGCAGGAGGTGGTCCGGCTCAAGGACATCGCCCTTGAGCAGAACCTCTACCTGTCGTCGCTACCCACGGCGTGGCCCGTGCTCGGGTACATCAGCTCGGAGTTCGGCTACCGCCCCGACCCGGTCAACGGCCAGCGCGAGATGCACGAAGGGCTCGACATCTCGGCGCCGCTCGGCACCAAGGTGATCGCCCCGGCCGACGGCGCGGTGCTCTTCGCCGGCGCCCAGCGCGGCTACGGCTATGTCGTCATCATCGCCCACAAGTACGGCATCGCCACCCGCTACGCCCACCTTTCCGCGATGAGCGTCCGAGTGGGGCAGCGGATCCACAAGAACGACATCATCGGCTACGTCGGCTCCACCGGCAAGGCTACCGGCCCACACCTCCATTTCGAGGTGCACATGGAGAACCGGCCGGTCAACCCGCTGCGTTTCCTGGGCCAGCCCGCCGCATCCTGA
- the rsmI gene encoding 16S rRNA (cytidine(1402)-2'-O)-methyltransferase: MAEDHHPAPAVQPGTLYVVATPLGNLGDITLRALEVLRAVPLVACEDTRRTRPLLTRFGIRNRLVSYHDFNERSRTPRLLDHLRAGADAALVSDAGTPMLSDPGAELVGACRRAGVPVVPIPGPSAPACLLSVSDLPGGPVLIAGFPPARRAERGRFLDGLAAAPHTTVFFEAPHRIVALLEDLLARWGDRACLCGREMTKLHEEYRRDTLAGLLAALRRRGAPKGEFTLAVAGAADPRGADGDAGDAPVDAAALRREFRRLSREGLSRAEALHRLGRAHGLPRNRLYRLLLDGDQSAIS; this comes from the coding sequence ATGGCGGAGGACCACCATCCCGCGCCGGCCGTGCAGCCGGGCACCCTGTATGTCGTCGCCACGCCCCTGGGCAACCTGGGCGACATCACCCTGCGCGCCCTCGAGGTGCTGCGAGCGGTGCCGCTGGTCGCCTGCGAGGACACCCGCCGCACGCGCCCCCTGCTCACCCGTTTCGGAATCCGCAACCGGCTCGTCTCGTACCACGACTTCAACGAACGCAGCCGGACCCCCCGTCTCCTCGACCACCTCCGCGCCGGCGCCGACGCCGCCCTGGTAAGCGACGCCGGCACGCCCATGCTGTCGGATCCGGGCGCCGAGCTCGTCGGCGCCTGCCGGCGGGCGGGTGTCCCCGTGGTGCCGATCCCCGGCCCCAGCGCCCCGGCCTGCCTGCTGTCGGTGAGCGACCTGCCCGGCGGGCCGGTCCTCATCGCCGGCTTCCCGCCCGCGCGCCGCGCCGAGCGGGGCCGGTTCCTCGACGGCCTGGCCGCCGCCCCGCACACGACGGTGTTCTTCGAGGCGCCCCACCGGATCGTCGCCCTGCTGGAGGACCTGCTGGCCCGGTGGGGCGACCGGGCGTGCCTGTGCGGACGCGAGATGACCAAGCTGCATGAGGAATACCGGCGCGACACGCTGGCCGGGCTGCTGGCGGCGCTGCGCCGGCGCGGCGCGCCGAAGGGGGAGTTCACCCTGGCCGTGGCCGGCGCCGCGGACCCTCGCGGCGCCGACGGCGACGCCGGGGACGCGCCGGTGGATGCGGCGGCGCTGCGCCGGGAGTTCCGGCGCCTGAGCCGCGAGGGGCTGTCGCGGGCCGAGGCGCTCCACCGCCTGGGCCGCGCCCACGGGCTGCCCCGCAACCGCCTGTACCGGCTGCTGCTGGACGGCGATCAGTCGGCGATCAGCTGA
- a CDS encoding methyltransferase domain-containing protein — translation MPRPTSFLDGQLQLLQPERGYRFAADAPILAHFIRCRPTDRLVEIGSGCGIILLILFVKKRFHRIVAVELQPALAELARANVRRHGADAAIRIVTADVRDLAPADVDAPADVVFANPPYRRVGTGRLSPDPARAAARHELSLDLADLFAAARRFLAPDGRFDLIHLWERRADVAAAAVAAGFHPGRSRQVLAFPHSRQPRMFLHSWHPAPAEAVVEPPLVIHEKPGVHSEAFRRIISAAPEDTST, via the coding sequence ATGCCCCGCCCCACCTCCTTCCTCGACGGACAACTGCAGCTCCTTCAGCCGGAGCGCGGCTATCGCTTCGCCGCCGACGCACCGATCCTGGCCCACTTCATCCGCTGCCGGCCCACCGACCGCCTGGTCGAGATCGGCTCCGGTTGCGGCATCATCCTGCTGATTCTGTTCGTCAAGAAACGGTTTCACCGGATCGTCGCGGTGGAGCTCCAGCCGGCGCTCGCCGAACTGGCGCGGGCCAACGTCCGCCGCCACGGCGCCGACGCCGCCATCCGGATCGTGACCGCCGACGTGCGCGACCTGGCGCCGGCGGACGTGGACGCGCCCGCCGACGTGGTCTTCGCCAACCCGCCGTACCGCCGGGTGGGGACCGGGCGCCTCAGTCCGGACCCGGCGAGGGCCGCGGCCCGGCACGAGCTGAGCCTAGACCTGGCCGACCTCTTCGCCGCCGCCCGCCGCTTTCTGGCGCCCGACGGACGCTTCGATCTCATCCACCTGTGGGAGCGCCGCGCCGACGTGGCCGCCGCGGCCGTCGCGGCCGGCTTCCATCCGGGCCGGTCCCGGCAGGTCCTCGCGTTCCCCCACAGCCGCCAGCCCCGGATGTTCCTTCACAGCTGGCATCCGGCGCCGGCCGAGGCAGTCGTGGAACCGCCGCTGGTCATCCACGAGAAGCCGGGCGTCCACAGCGAGGCGTTTCGCCGTATAATATCGGCAGCACCGGAAGATACGTCGACGTGA
- a CDS encoding pyridoxine 5'-phosphate synthase: MGAKLGVNIDHVATLRQARQAAEPDPVHAAVLAELAGAQGITVHLRHDRRHIHERDVELLRRTVKTRLNVEMAATDEMIGILTRIRPDMCTLVPERPEEVTTTGGLNVIDHEAAVRSAIQALGGAGIRVSIFIDPEEGQIRRAAELGCRMIEINTGRYAELVPADLEHAPAAAWEEYERIRQTARLAVSLGLRVLAGHGLTYRNVMPIAMIGEIEELNIGHNIMARAVLVGLERAVREMIQLIAD; encoded by the coding sequence ATGGGAGCCAAGCTGGGTGTCAATATCGACCACGTGGCCACGCTGCGCCAGGCCCGCCAGGCCGCCGAGCCCGACCCGGTGCACGCCGCCGTTCTGGCCGAGCTGGCCGGCGCGCAGGGCATCACGGTGCACCTGCGCCACGACCGCCGCCACATCCACGAACGGGACGTCGAGCTGCTGCGCCGCACCGTCAAGACGCGCCTGAACGTGGAGATGGCCGCCACCGACGAGATGATCGGGATCCTCACCCGGATCCGTCCGGACATGTGCACGCTGGTGCCGGAGCGGCCCGAGGAAGTCACCACCACCGGCGGCCTGAACGTCATCGACCACGAGGCGGCCGTCCGGAGCGCCATCCAGGCCCTGGGCGGCGCCGGCATCCGGGTGAGCATCTTCATCGACCCGGAGGAGGGCCAGATCCGCCGGGCGGCGGAGCTCGGCTGCCGCATGATCGAGATCAACACGGGGCGCTACGCGGAGCTCGTGCCGGCGGATCTGGAGCACGCGCCCGCCGCCGCCTGGGAGGAGTACGAGCGCATCCGCCAGACCGCCCGCCTGGCGGTGTCGCTGGGCCTGCGCGTCCTGGCCGGCCACGGACTCACCTACCGCAACGTCATGCCCATCGCCATGATCGGCGAGATCGAAGAGTTGAACATCGGCCACAACATCATGGCCCGGGCGGTGCTGGTGGGGCTGGAGCGTGCGGTGCGCGAGATGATTCAGCTGATCGCCGACTGA